DNA from Acidobacteriota bacterium:
CTGGGAGGCCAAAATAAGGCTTGCCGTGCAAGAGTCCATAGAGCAAAGGTTTCCCTGGTTTCATCCTGACCCGCCAGAACTTTGGTTCCAACCCCATTTCCAACAATACCGGTTTCACATAATCATAATCGCCAACTGAAACCCCACCTGACGAAACCACGACATCTGCCACAAGTGCTTGAGTAATTGCCTGTTTGAGTGCTTCGCGACTGTCACGAACCAGTGGAAGCTGAATCGGAATGCCTCCGGCTTCACGGACCAGCGAAACCAGCGAATAGGCATTACTGTTGACGATTTTGCCTGGGGCGAGTGGTTCGTCAACTTCGACCAGTTCATCACCGGTTGAAAGGACTGCCACCATCGGGCGTCGGGCAACAGTGACAAATGCGCGTTGTATCGCCGCCAGCGTTCCAATTTCAGCCGCTTGAAGCTGTGTCCCAGGCTGCATCAAAACATCGCCGGTACGAATGTCTTCGCCCCGTGGACGGATGTTTTCATTGAGACGTGTCGGCTTGAAAACCTTTACAAATTCGCCATCTTTCGCCGTGCGTTCGACCATGACCACGCTGTCGGCACCATCCGGAATCGGCGCCCCAGTCATAATGCGAATCGCTTCGCCGGGCCCAAGTGGGGCTTTGGGGACATACCCGGCAGGTAAATCAGCCACCACTTTCAGCCTTGCGGCAGATTCAGAGGAGCATTCCGCCAGATCAGCCGCACGCACAGCATAGCCATCCATGGCGGAGTTTGGGTGCGGCGGAATATCAGCCGGAGCGATGATTTCTTCCCAGAGCACACGCCCCAGCGCGTCAGTCAGGCTGACTCGTTCAACTCCTGCAAATCCAATGGTTCCCAGGATGATTTTCTGGGCGACTGCAACGTCAAGTGGTTTGGAATCAAATGGAAGTGATGACATAGGTAATTCTCGAATGAAGAATTGAGAATGAAGAATTGAGAATGAAGAAAAGACAGGTGCGTGGTGACTGGTA
Protein-coding regions in this window:
- a CDS encoding molybdopterin molybdotransferase MoeA — translated: MSSLPFDSKPLDVAVAQKIILGTIGFAGVERVSLTDALGRVLWEEIIAPADIPPHPNSAMDGYAVRAADLAECSSESAARLKVVADLPAGYVPKAPLGPGEAIRIMTGAPIPDGADSVVMVERTAKDGEFVKVFKPTRLNENIRPRGEDIRTGDVLMQPGTQLQAAEIGTLAAIQRAFVTVARRPMVAVLSTGDELVEVDEPLAPGKIVNSNAYSLVSLVREAGGIPIQLPLVRDSREALKQAITQALVADVVVSSGGVSVGDYDYVKPVLLEMGLEPKFWRVRMKPGKPLLYGLLHGKPYFGLPGNPVSSMLTFLLFARPALRKLKGYPASNWHLPQITAVTESDIRTKGDRPTFLRANVSYQNGQFVAKAMASQGSGVLSSMLGAEGLIFLEEGTSVVATGQTVPVLLIRNPFRF